The window GCAGCGAAGGCCAGGCCCGCCGCGTCCGGCCGGCTGGCGATCACGGCCGCCACGCGGGCCGGCCAGCCCTCGCTGGCACAGGCACGGACGATGGCTTCCATATTGGAACCTCGCCCGGAAATCAGAATGACGATGTTTTTCATCGCGCAATTCTACCAAGGCGGCGCCCCATTCCCGCCGCAAATCGCGCGCAAAACCCGCCCGATTACGGCTCAGTAGGCACTTAAAACACCGGAAACCCGCGCCGCAGGCCGGCTTTAGCACAGTGGACACAGTCCGGCTACCCCCGATTGATGGATTGTGACGCCTCGCCCCCTCTGCTAGGATGGCCCTACGTCCACGCGTCAGTTTTGTCTTAGAAATGGGACATTATTGGTAACAAAAAAGGACGAGACGGGAAATTAGACGGGAATAAGCATGTCGAACGCAGCACCGACGTTGTTGGTGGTCGATGATCATCCTATGGCCCTCTCCGGGACTACCGCCTTCCTGGCGGAAGTCATGCCCGATGTCGCCGTCCACGCGGCCGGCAGCGCGCGGGAGGCTCTCAACAGCCTGCATGAAGGCCTGCGGCCGGATATCGTCCTGCTGGACATCTGGCTGAACGACGGCACCGGCTTCGATGCCATGCAGTCGTTCAAGACGGTCATTCCAGGCGCGCGCTTCATTTTCATGTCGGCCGAGGCCACGCCCGAGATCGTCGGGCGCGCCCGCGCCCTGTCGGCGTGCGGCTTCGTCGGCAAGCACCTGGACGCCAATGCCTTCACGGCCGCGGTGCGCAAGGTGCTCGCCGGTGACACCGCCTTTCCGACCGATGAAGCCCTGAACGGTCGCGCCCAGTCCTTCGGGCCGGCGCACGGCATCCCGGTTACCCCGGCCGAGCTCGGCCTGACGCCGCGCCAGGGCGCGGTGCTGGCACTGGTGCTGGAGGGGTTGCCGAACAAGGTGATCGCGCGGCGCCTGGGCCTGACCGAGAACACGGTCAAGGAGCACGTCTCCGCCATCCTGCAGCGCCTCGGCGTGCGTACCCGCATGCAGGTCATGTCGCGCATGGAGCGCTTCCGCCTGCGCCAGTGAGCGCCTGCGCCCCTCCCGGAGGGAGGCGGCGCGCTCCGGACCGTCCCGGACCGTCCCGGACCGATCAGGCCGGACGCAGCCAGCGCCTGAGCAACAGGCGCAGCGAAGCCGGGTCGACCGGCTTGGACAGCACGAAATAGCCCGCCTCTTCGGCCGCCGCCAGCGCGTCGGACTTCAGGTCGCCGGTCAGCAGGGCGCTGCGCGCCTGCGGTTGGGAATTCTGCCAGCGCTCGAGCAGGTCGAGGCCGTTCTCGCTGCCCGGCAGGCGCAGGTCGCAGAAGATGATGTCGGGCCGCAGCCCCTGGGCCAGCAGGCGATCGGCATCGGCACCGTGTGCCGCGCAGGCGACACGGATCCCCCAGGCTTCCATCAGCGCGATCCACGCCGTGCGGATCTGGCTGTCGTCGTCGACCACCAGCACGGTGCCGTGCAGGGTCTCGATCCGGGCATCCTCGGCACGGGCGGCGTCGCGCCCGGCACGGATGGTCGCCACGGTGTCGGCCGGCACCGGCGCCAGCGCGAACCAGAACACCGATCCGCGCCCCGGCACCGAGCGCACGCCATAGGTACCGCGCATCAGGCGCACGCATTCCTTGAAGATGGCCAGCCCCAGCCCCAGGCCCTGGGACGGGTCGCGCTGCGGATTGTGGACCTGATAGTAGGGCGAGAAGATGTCGGGCAGGTGCTCGGGCGTGATGCCGGCACCGGTGTCCCACACCTCCACCCGCACGTGCTTGCGCCGCTGCCGCGCGGTCACCAGCACGCCGCCGCGCTTGGTATAGCGCAGCGCGTTCTGCACCAGGTTGAACAGCGCGCGGCGCAGCAGCACCGGCTCCGCCATCGCATACAGTTCGTCGGGGACGCGCGAGGTCAGGGACAGGCCACTCTCGCGCGCGTCGGCGGCGAACTGGTTGATCACGTCGCGGATCAGGCTGCCGACCTCGCAGGGTTCGAGCGTCGGCAGCACCTTGCGGCCCTCCAGCTTCGACAGGTCGAGCAGGGAGCGGAACAGCAGATCGATGGTCTGGGTGCCCGCTGCCACCTGCTCCACCAGCGGATGCAGCGACGACGACTGGTTGCGTGCGCGCAGCGCCTCGACCAGCATCACCAGCGCATGCACGGGCTGGCGCAGGTCATGGCTGGCGGCGGCCAGGAAACGCGACTTCTCCTCGCTGGCATGCAGCGCCCGCTCCTTTTCTTCCTGGAAGCGCTTGGCCAGGCGCCGGCTGTCGCTCTCGAGCTGGATCGCACGAACCAGCGCATGGTGCAGATTGAGTGCGTGGCGCGCCAGCATCAGCATATAGACCAGCAGCAGCATCTGCACGTAGACGCCGTGGCCGGGAAAGGCCAGTTCCGCCAGCAGCACGTTCGGCACCAGGATCGGCACGCCCGCATAGATCAGGTTGCTGGGCACCGGCGACTGGGCCGTCACGCTGCCGGCCAGCACGCCCAGGGTCAGCAGGTAGAGCACGCTCGAGAAGACGGTCGAGCTGGTATAGAAGTGCAGCAGGGCTGAGCTGCCCCAGGCCAGCCCGGTCAGGAAGGCCAGCACCCGCATATGCGTCCACCACTTGCGCGTGTGCGCCGAGCGGCTCATGGACGTGGCGTCGCGCCGGTAGCCAAGGTAGAACCAGGCTGCTCCCAGCGACAGGACCAGCATCACCCCGCACCAGGCCAGCAGCGCGCCCTGCACGGCGGCGCGCCAGAAGGCGAAAGTCGTCAGCAGCGGCAGCAGCACGGAGGCCACGATGCCGGTCGGCGTGACGCGATGGACGGTGGCAAGCAGCTTCGCGCGGGTCTCGACGTCGAGCGGAGGGCCTGGCGGCGGCAGGAATCGGTTGAGCAGCGCGTTCAAGAGGAGGCGTGAGCAACAATGCGATCGGCCATATCATGCCCACTTTTGTCGCGGGGCGCCACGCCGGAAGGGCTTGTCCGGCACAAAAATCCCGATTCCGGGGCGCCAGGTCTGGGCACGCGGCGTTGCCGGACTTCCATTCGACTTATAATGCTCGCTTTACCCGAACGCTTGTCGCCGTCCTCGTGAAAGTCTTCCGCGGCCTGCCCAACGCCGAGAGCCGCGCGCCCTGCGCGCTGACCATCGGCAATTTCGACGGTGTGCATCGCGGCCACCAGTCGCTGCTGGCGCGCGCGCGCGCGGCGGCCGACGCGCGCGGCCTGCCGCTGTGCGTGATGACATTCGAGCCGCATCCGCGCGAGTTCTTCATGCCGGAGCGCGCACCGACCCGCATCGCCCTGCTGCGCGACAAGCTGGAGAGCCTGCGCCGCAATGGCGTCGACCGCGTCGTGGTGGAGCACTTCAACGCCCACTTCGCCGGCCAGTCGCCACAGCAGTTCGTCGAGAACGTGCTGTGGCACGGCCTGCATGCGCGCTGGGTACTGGTGGGCGACGACTTCCGCTTCGGCGCCAAGCGGGCCGGTGACTTCGCCTACCTGCAGCAGGCCGGCAAGCACTTCGGCTTCGACGTCGAGCAGATGGGCTCGGTGTCCGAGGGCGGCGTGCGCATCTCCAGCTCTGCGGTACGCGAAGCGCTGGCGGCGGGCGACCTGGAACATGCCCGGCGCCTGCTCGGCCATGGCTATGCGATCAGCGGCCACGTCATCCACGGGCGCAAGCTCGGGCGTGACCTGGGCTTTCCCACGCTGAACCTGCGCATCTCGCACAAGCGCCCCGCGGTCAATGGCATCTTCGTGGTCCAGGTGCACGGCCTGGCCGACCATCCGCTGCCGGGCGTGGCCAGCATCGGCGTGCGCCCCACCATCGAGGACGCCGGCCGCGTGCTGCTGGAAGTCCACTTGTTCGATTTCAGCGGCGACCTGTACGGCAAGCTGGTGCGGGTGGAGTTCATGAAGAAGCTGCGCGACGAAGCCCGCTTCGACAATCTCGACCAGCTCACCGCAGCCATTGCCAAGGACAGCGCCGAGGCCCGCGGCTTCTTCGGCCTGACGGTGCCGGGCACGCCCGAACCGGGCGCCGGTCGCGACTTCGCCACCTCCGCGACCGACCGAATTAGCTAGCGGCCGCATCCCGCCAGGCGGCGGGACGCGGAGTCGCCCGCACACGCACCCACAGCCAACTCCGCGCCGGCCCGGGCCACCAGCCCGCCGCGCGCCAGACGAATTGCCCCGAGAATCGACATGTCCGACGACAAACGCGCCAAGCCCGAGAAAAGCAAGTACCCGGTCAACCTGCTCGACACCCCGTTCCCGATGCGCGGCGACCTGCCCAAGCGCGAACCGCAGTGGGTCAAGCAATGGCAGGAAACGCAGCGCTACCGGAAGATCCGCGAAGCACGCAAGGGCGCCAAGAAGTTCATCCTGCACGACGGCCCGCCGTATGCCAACGGCGACATCCACATCGGACACGCCGTCAACAAGATCCTGAAAGACATGATCGTCAAGGCGCGCGGCCTGTCCGGGCTCGACGCCGTCTACGTGCCTGGCTGGGACTGCCACGGCATGCCGATCGAGATCCAGATCGAGAAGCAGTTCGGCAAGGGGCTTCCGGTGCAGGAGGTGCAGGCCAAGGCGCGCGCCTACGCCACCGAGCAGATTGCCCGCCAGAAAGTCGACTTCCAGCGCCTGGGCGTGCTGGGCGACTGGGACAACCCCTATCTGACCATGAACTTCCGCAACGAGGCCGACGAACTGCGCGCCCTCGGCAAGATCATGGAGAAGGGCTTCGTCTTCCGCGGCCTGAAGCCGGTCAACTGGTGCTTCGACTGCGGCTCGGCGCTGGCCGAGGCCGAAGTCGAGTACAAGGACAAGACCGATCTGTCGATCGACGTCGGCTTCCCCTTCGCCGAGACCGACAAGCTGGCGCACGCCTTCAAGGTGCCGGCCGAGCAGCTCGCCGCCCGCCCCGGCTGGATCGTGATCTGGACCACCACCCCGTGGACCATCCCCTCCAACCAGGCACTGAACGTCCACCCCGAAGTGGAGTACGCACTGGTCGACACCCCGCGCGGCTGGCTGATCCTGGCCACCGAGCGCGTCGAGGAACAACTCAAGATCTACGAACTCGAAGGCAAGGTGGTCGCCACCGCGCGCGGCGCGGCGCTGTCGGAGATCCACTTCCACCATCCGCTGGCCAAGACGGACGCCGGCTACGATCGCCTGTCGCCGATCTACCTGGGCGACTACGTCACCACCGACACCGGCTCGGGCATCGTGCACTCGGCACCGGCCTACGGCGTGGAAGACTTCCAGTCGTGCAAGGCGCACGGCATGCGCGACGCGGACATCATCAGCCCGGTCATGGGCGACGGCGTCTACGCGAGCTGGCTGCCGCTGTTCGGCGGCATGAAGATCTGGGACGCCAACCCGCAGATCGTCGTGGCGCTGAAGGCCTCGGGCAACCTGTTCAACTCGCATAACTACCCGCACAGCTATATGCACTGCTGGCGGCACAAGACCCCGATCATCTACCGCGCTACCTCGCAGTGGTTCGCCGGGATGGACGTGGAGCCCACGGCAGAGAACGGCGAGAGCGGCCCGACCCTGCGCGAGACGGCGCTGGCCGGCATCGAAGCAACCGCCTTCTACCCGTCCTGGGGCAAGCAGCGCCTGCACAATATGATCGCCAACCGGCCCGACTGGACGCTGTCGCGCCAGCGCCAGTGGGGCGTGCCGATGGCTTTCTTCGTCCACAAGGAAACCGGTGCGCTGCATCCGCGCACGCCGGAGCTGCTGGAGGAAGTGGCCAAGCGCGTCGAACAGCACGGCATCGAGGCCTGGCAGGCGCTGGACCCGAAGGAACTGCTGGGCGACGAGGCCGAGCACTATGAGAAGAACCGCGACACGCTGGACGTCTGGTTCGACTCGGGCACCACACACTGGACCGTGATCCGCGGCTCGCACCGGGACGAACTGTACGACCCGTCGGCCGACACGCCGGACGGGCGCCTGGCCGACCTCTACCTGGAAGGCTCGGACCAGCACCGCGGCTGGTTCCACTCCTCGCTGCTGACCGCGTCGATGCTGTACGGCAAGCCGCCCTACAAGGCGCTGCTGACGCACGGCTTCACCGTCGACGGCGAAGGCCGCAAGATGTCCAAGTCGATCGGCAATACCGTGTCGCCGCAGGACATCGCCAACAAGATGGGGGCCGAGATCATCCGCCTGTGGGTGGCCTCGACCGACTACTCGGGCGAACTGTCGATCTCCGACGAGATCCTCAAGCGCGTGGTCGAAGGCTACCGCCGCATCCGCAACACGCTGCGCTTCCTGCTGGCCAACCTGACCGACTACGACCATGCCAAGCACGCGCTGCCGCCGTCGGAATGGCTGGAGATCGACCGCTACGCCGTGGCGCTGACCGCCCAGCTGCAGAAGGAAGTGCTGTCGCACTACGACGTGTACGAGTTCCACCCGGTGGTCGCCAAGCTGCAGACCTTCTGCTCGGAAGACCTGGGCGGCTTCTACCTCGACGTGCTGAAGGACCGCCTCTACACCACCGCGCCGGACTCGCGCGCGCGCCGCGCCGCGCAGAACGCGCTGTACCACATCACCCAGTCGATGCTGCACTGGATGGCACCGTTCCTGTCGTTCACCGCCGAGGAGGCGTGGCAGGTGTTCCGCCACGGCACCGGCCACGACGAGACCATCTTCACCAGCACCTACTATGCGACGCCGGCGCTCGACCACGCCGATGGCCTGCTGGAGAAGTGGCACGAAATCCGCACCGTGCGCGCGGAGGTGACCAGGCAGCTCGAGTCGGTGCGCGTGGAGGGCGGTATCGGCTCCTCGCTGCAGGCGGAAGTGTCGATCAGCGCCGGCGGCCCGACCCTGGCCGCGCTGCAAAGCCTGGACGACGACCTGCGCTTCGTGCTGCTGACCTCCGCCGCCACCGTCACGCCGGCGCCGGAAGGCGGTGACCTGCTGGTGACCGTGACGCCGTCGACACACGCCAAGTGCGAGCGCTGCTGGCACTACCGCGAGGATGTCGGCGCCGATACGGCCCACCCCACACTGTGCGGCCGTTGCGTCAGCAACCTGTTCGGCGCCGGCGAACAACGGAGCCACGCCTGATGGCCGCCGCGGGCACGCGCGCGGCGCGTTCGAGCAAGCGCCCGAGCAAGGCGGCAGGCACCACACCCTGGCTGTGGATGGCCTTCGCCCTGCTGGTGGTGATGGCCGACCAGTTCCTCAAGCTGGTCATCGTGCGCAGCTTCGCCTACGGCGAATCGCGCCCGGTGACCGGCTTCTTCAACCTGGTACTGGTCTACAACAAGGGCGCGGCCTTCAGCTTCCTGGCCGACGCCGGCGGCTGGCAGCGCTGGTTCTTCACCGGCCTGGGCGTCGTGGTCGGCCTGTTCATCATCTGGCTGCTGTACCGCCACACCGGCCAGCGGCTGTTCTGCCTGGCCGTGTCGCTGATTCTCGGCGGCGCCGTGGGCAACGTGGTGGACCGCGTGCTCTACGGCCATGTGGTCGACTTCCTCGACTTCTACGCAGGCCGCTACCACTGGCCCGCCTTCAACCTCGCCGACTGCGCCATCACCGTCGGCGCGGCGCTGCTGATCGTCGACGAGCTGCGTCGCGTGCGGCGCCAGTAAGCGCATTGCGGCCCCGGCAACGATGCCCGGGGCCGCGCTCTCCCGACTCCCCTTCCGCGCCGGCGCGTCAGCCCCGGCAGCCCCGGCAGTACCGGCGGCAAGCCGGTATGATGCGGGGTGCCCGGCGCCGCACGCCTGCGGCCATCTTCCCTTTTCCGAGAGCCCACCATGGATTTGCACGGCAAGCACATCGTTCTAGGCCTGACCGGCGGCATCGCCTGCTACAAGTCGGCCGAACTGGTCCGCCTGCTCACCAAGGCCGGGGCCACCGTGCAAGTGGCCATGACCGAGGCGGCAACGCATTTCATCACCCCGGTCACGATGCAGGCGCTGTCGGGACGCCCGGTCTTCCGGTCGCAGTGGGATGACCGCGTCGGCAACAACATGGCCCATATCGACCTCTCGCGGGAAGCCGATGCCATCGTCATCGCGCCCGCCTCCACCGATTTCATGGCGCGCCTGGCCAACGGCCTGTGCGACGACCTGCTCAGCACGCTGTGCATCGCGCGCGACTGCCCGCTGCTGGTGGCGCCGGCCATGAACCGGCAGATGTGGGCCGCGCCGGCCACCCAGCGCAACGTCGCGCAATTGCGCGCGGACGGCGTCACGGTGCTCGGCCCGGGCAGCGGCGACCAGGCCTGCGGCGAGGTCGGCGATGGCCGCATGCTGGAACCCGAGGAACTGCTCGAGGACATCGTCGCTTTCTTCCAACCCAAGGTGCTGGCCGGGCGGCGCGTGCTGATCACCGCCGGCCCCACCTTCGAGGCTATCGACCCGGTTCGCGGCATCACCAACCGCTCGTCCGGCAAGATGGGCTTCGCCATTGCGCGCGCGGCGCGCGAGGCGGGTGCCGAGGTGCACTTGGTGGCCGGCCCGACCGCGCTGCCGACGCCGCGCGGGGTGGCGCGCTCGGATGTGCAGAGCGCGCGCCAGATGCACGATGCCGTGCTGGCCGGGCTGCACGGCAGCGACGTTTTCATCGCGGTGGCGGCCGTGGCCGACTGGCGGCCCGCGCAGGTCGCCGCGCAGAAGCTGAAGAAAGCCAACGACACCGACACGCCGACACTGGAATTCGTGCAGAACCCGGACATTCTCGCCGCCGTCGCCGCGCGGCCCGACGCGCCCTACTGCGTGGGCTTCGCCGCCGAGAGCGAGAACCTGGAAACCTACGGCGAGCAGAAGCGCCAGCGCAAGCGCGTGCCCCTGCTGGTCGGCAATATCGGCCATCACACCTTCGGCCTGGACGACAACGAGATCGTGCTGTTCGACGCACAAGGCATGACGCGCCTGCCGCGCGCGGACAAGCTGACGCTGGCACGCCTGCTGGTGGCCGCCATCGCCCAGCGCCTGCCCGCCGGCACCGGAGCGGCATCGTGAGCGCCGCGCCCGTCGGCGACGCCCCGCGGCGCCCCGCCATGCGGCTCTCCGTGCTCGACCAGAGCCCGGTCATCGCCGGGCACAGCGCGCGCGATGCGCTGGCTGCCACCATCGAACTGGCCCAGGCCGCCGACGCGCTCGGCTACACCCGCTACTGGTGCGCCGAGCACCACGGGCTGCATGGCGTCTGCAATCCGGCGCCGGAGGTGATGCTGGCCCGGCTGGGCAGCGTGACCCGGCGCATCCGGCTCGGCTCCGGCGGCGTGATGCTGCCCTACTACAGCCCGTTCAAGGTGGCCGAGCAGTTCCGCATGCTGGAAGCCTTGTTCCCCGGACGCATCGACCTCGGCGTAGGCCGCGCACCCGGCGGCGACATGCGCACGGCCCAGGCCGTGGCCATGGGCGACTACGACCGCGGCGCGCAGTTTGCCGAACAGGTGCGCGACCTGTGCTGGCTGCTCGCCGGAGAAGTCCCGCCGGACCACCTGGCCGAGGGCGTGCTGCTGCAGCCGCAGATCGACACCCGCCCGGAGATCTGGGTGCTGGGCTCGAGCGACTACGGCGGTGCGCTGGCGGCGCAACTCGGCGTGCGCTTTGCCTTCGCCCACTTCATCAACGCGCACGGCGGCCATGCGGTCGCCCGCCATTACCGCGACCATTTCACGCCGGGTTACGAGACGCAGCCCTACAGCGCTACCGCGGTCTTCGTCATCTGCGCGGACACCGGGGCCGAGGCAGCCGCACTGGAACGCGCCGTCGACCTGCGCCGGCTGCAGATGGCCTACGGTGTCAACGCTCCCATCCCCTCGCTGGCCCAGGCGGCCGGCCATGAGCCCACCGAGCGCGACCGCCTGATCATCGCGCGCGAGCGGCCGCGCACGATCTGCGGCACGCCGGAACAGGTCAGCGAGCGGATGCTGGCGCTGCGCGAGCAGTTCGCGGCCGATGAGCTTGTCGTGCTGAGCGTGGCTGCCAGCTATGCGGCGCGGCTGCGCACCTACGAGTTGCTGGCACAGGCCTTTGCACTGCAGGACGGCGCCTGAGCGCCCCGGCGGCCGCCTACTCTTCCCTCGCTCGGCTATCATCACGGCTCGCCGGCGGCGGGCCGTGCGCCCGCCCCCGCGGCCCCGGGCGACTCGCGCTTCGTGCCGGCCATGTTCCAATCCGCTGCCATTGCGCGGCCTGCCCGTCTTCTGCCCTACACCTTCCGCCCTACCGATTCTCTGCCATGACCGCTGAACTGAACCCGCCCGTCGAAATCAAGGTATTGGACGCTCGTCTGCACGAATGGGGCCTGCCGGCCTACCAGAGCGAGATGGCTGCCGCCATCGACCTGCACGCCTGCCTGGATGCACCGCTCGCGATCGAAGCCGGCACGCCTGCCGTGCTGGTACCGGCTGGCTTCGCCGTGCACATGGGCAATCCCTACATGGCTGCCACCATCGTGCCGCGCTCGGGTCTGGGCCATAAGAAGGGCCTGGTGCTGGGCAATTCGATCGGCGTGATCGATGCCGACTACCAGGGCCAGATCATGGTCAGCGTGTGGAACCGCAATGCCCCCGGCACCGAGCCGATCGTGATCCAGCCGGGCGAGCGCATCGCCCAGATGATGTTCGTGCCGGTACTGCGCCCGGTCTTCTCCACGGTGGAAACCTTCTCGGCCGATACCGAGCGCGGCAGCGGCGGATTCGGCTCCACCGGCGTGCACCACAAGGGAGCATAAGCCCGGGCGCCTGAGCCGGCGCCGGGGGCGCCGGCTCAGGTGGCCTGTTCGAACAGCAGCGCCACCCCGCCGGCCTGGCTGGCCGGCACCAGGCTCTCGTGCGACCCGAGTTCGGCAGCCTGCACGCCGGCCTCGCGCCACAGGGCACGCGCGGCAGCCAGGTCGGCGGTACGCAGGCGGATCGCCGCGTAGCCCGGCACGCAGCGCTGGACATGCACCGTACCGGTCGCGGAGGCCAGTGCCTGCGGCGTGCTGATCACCAGCGTCGCGCCGCAGATGGCCAGGCTGCACACATGCTCGCTGAGCTCCGTCAGCTCCGCGCCGGTCAGTTCGGCATAGGCCCGCCCGGTCGCCTCGACCAGCGCAGGCGCCACCACCAGGAACATGGCACCAATAGCGCGCGCCCCGTTGGCGTGTGCCATCCATTCGGGCCGCCACAGCAGTTCGGGGGTACGGTGCTCGCAGGCGAAATAGCGCGCGCCGGGCGCGTCGTCGATGGCCATCACGCGGAAGGTGGCCGGCTGCTCGCTGCCATCCTCCAGCCGCACCGGGCGCGAGAACTCGATCGGATCGGAGGTGTGCCATCCTTCGGCCCGCAGCGCCGCAGCCGTGCCGAAAGCATCGCGGCTCTTGCACGACATGGCGGCACAGCCCCCGCCCGCAGCCTGGGCATCCCAATAGTAGCGCCGGCTGGGGGTGGGTTCGGTCACGTGCAGCAGCTCCAGATAGTCCTGCTCCAGCATGGCGCAGTGATTCTGCGAGCCGAGCGTATGGAAGCCGCGCGGCGTCAGCGTGAAACCGAGCCTGCGCCAGGACTGCGCCGCGGCGTCGAGATCGGGACAGACCACCACGGCGTGGTCGAAGGGTTCCGCACTGCGAGTTGCCATGTCGATACCGTCTCCTCGCCCAGTGAGCTCAATCGAAGCGGATGTTGGCCTTGCGGGCGACGGCCAGCCATTTGTCGTGCTCGCGGCGCACCAGGCGCTCGAGTTCTGCCGGACTGCCCGCCACGATCTCGAAGCCCTGCTGGCCCAAGGCCTCCTGCGCCCGCGGCTGGCGCAGCGCGCCGGCCAGTGCCGCCTGCAGACGGGCCACGGCAGGCGCGGCCATGCCAGCCGGGCCGAACACGCCGATCCAGGAGTAGGCCTCGAAGCCACGAAAGCCCTGCTCGGCCACTGTAGTCACCTGCGCCAGCTCACGCAGGCGGGTGCTGCCGGTGACGCCCAGCACTTTGATGGTCTTGGCGGCAATATGGGCTTGCACGGCCGCATAGCTGCTGAAGAACAGGTCGACTTCGTTCGCCAGCACCGCCTGAACCGCGGGTCCCCCTCCCTTGTAGGGCACATGCAGGAAGCGCACCCCCGCCTCTGTCGCCAGTGCCTCGGCCGCCAGCTGGTTCAGGCTGCCGACGCCGGACGAGGCATAA of the Cupriavidus malaysiensis genome contains:
- a CDS encoding response regulator; this encodes MSNAAPTLLVVDDHPMALSGTTAFLAEVMPDVAVHAAGSAREALNSLHEGLRPDIVLLDIWLNDGTGFDAMQSFKTVIPGARFIFMSAEATPEIVGRARALSACGFVGKHLDANAFTAAVRKVLAGDTAFPTDEALNGRAQSFGPAHGIPVTPAELGLTPRQGAVLALVLEGLPNKVIARRLGLTENTVKEHVSAILQRLGVRTRMQVMSRMERFRLRQ
- a CDS encoding hybrid sensor histidine kinase/response regulator, producing the protein MNALLNRFLPPPGPPLDVETRAKLLATVHRVTPTGIVASVLLPLLTTFAFWRAAVQGALLAWCGVMLVLSLGAAWFYLGYRRDATSMSRSAHTRKWWTHMRVLAFLTGLAWGSSALLHFYTSSTVFSSVLYLLTLGVLAGSVTAQSPVPSNLIYAGVPILVPNVLLAELAFPGHGVYVQMLLLVYMLMLARHALNLHHALVRAIQLESDSRRLAKRFQEEKERALHASEEKSRFLAAASHDLRQPVHALVMLVEALRARNQSSSLHPLVEQVAAGTQTIDLLFRSLLDLSKLEGRKVLPTLEPCEVGSLIRDVINQFAADARESGLSLTSRVPDELYAMAEPVLLRRALFNLVQNALRYTKRGGVLVTARQRRKHVRVEVWDTGAGITPEHLPDIFSPYYQVHNPQRDPSQGLGLGLAIFKECVRLMRGTYGVRSVPGRGSVFWFALAPVPADTVATIRAGRDAARAEDARIETLHGTVLVVDDDSQIRTAWIALMEAWGIRVACAAHGADADRLLAQGLRPDIIFCDLRLPGSENGLDLLERWQNSQPQARSALLTGDLKSDALAAAEEAGYFVLSKPVDPASLRLLLRRWLRPA
- a CDS encoding bifunctional riboflavin kinase/FAD synthetase, which encodes MKVFRGLPNAESRAPCALTIGNFDGVHRGHQSLLARARAAADARGLPLCVMTFEPHPREFFMPERAPTRIALLRDKLESLRRNGVDRVVVEHFNAHFAGQSPQQFVENVLWHGLHARWVLVGDDFRFGAKRAGDFAYLQQAGKHFGFDVEQMGSVSEGGVRISSSAVREALAAGDLEHARRLLGHGYAISGHVIHGRKLGRDLGFPTLNLRISHKRPAVNGIFVVQVHGLADHPLPGVASIGVRPTIEDAGRVLLEVHLFDFSGDLYGKLVRVEFMKKLRDEARFDNLDQLTAAIAKDSAEARGFFGLTVPGTPEPGAGRDFATSATDRIS
- the ileS gene encoding isoleucine--tRNA ligase; this encodes MSDDKRAKPEKSKYPVNLLDTPFPMRGDLPKREPQWVKQWQETQRYRKIREARKGAKKFILHDGPPYANGDIHIGHAVNKILKDMIVKARGLSGLDAVYVPGWDCHGMPIEIQIEKQFGKGLPVQEVQAKARAYATEQIARQKVDFQRLGVLGDWDNPYLTMNFRNEADELRALGKIMEKGFVFRGLKPVNWCFDCGSALAEAEVEYKDKTDLSIDVGFPFAETDKLAHAFKVPAEQLAARPGWIVIWTTTPWTIPSNQALNVHPEVEYALVDTPRGWLILATERVEEQLKIYELEGKVVATARGAALSEIHFHHPLAKTDAGYDRLSPIYLGDYVTTDTGSGIVHSAPAYGVEDFQSCKAHGMRDADIISPVMGDGVYASWLPLFGGMKIWDANPQIVVALKASGNLFNSHNYPHSYMHCWRHKTPIIYRATSQWFAGMDVEPTAENGESGPTLRETALAGIEATAFYPSWGKQRLHNMIANRPDWTLSRQRQWGVPMAFFVHKETGALHPRTPELLEEVAKRVEQHGIEAWQALDPKELLGDEAEHYEKNRDTLDVWFDSGTTHWTVIRGSHRDELYDPSADTPDGRLADLYLEGSDQHRGWFHSSLLTASMLYGKPPYKALLTHGFTVDGEGRKMSKSIGNTVSPQDIANKMGAEIIRLWVASTDYSGELSISDEILKRVVEGYRRIRNTLRFLLANLTDYDHAKHALPPSEWLEIDRYAVALTAQLQKEVLSHYDVYEFHPVVAKLQTFCSEDLGGFYLDVLKDRLYTTAPDSRARRAAQNALYHITQSMLHWMAPFLSFTAEEAWQVFRHGTGHDETIFTSTYYATPALDHADGLLEKWHEIRTVRAEVTRQLESVRVEGGIGSSLQAEVSISAGGPTLAALQSLDDDLRFVLLTSAATVTPAPEGGDLLVTVTPSTHAKCERCWHYREDVGADTAHPTLCGRCVSNLFGAGEQRSHA
- the lspA gene encoding signal peptidase II — encoded protein: MAAAGTRAARSSKRPSKAAGTTPWLWMAFALLVVMADQFLKLVIVRSFAYGESRPVTGFFNLVLVYNKGAAFSFLADAGGWQRWFFTGLGVVVGLFIIWLLYRHTGQRLFCLAVSLILGGAVGNVVDRVLYGHVVDFLDFYAGRYHWPAFNLADCAITVGAALLIVDELRRVRRQ
- the coaBC gene encoding bifunctional phosphopantothenoylcysteine decarboxylase/phosphopantothenate--cysteine ligase CoaBC; its protein translation is MDLHGKHIVLGLTGGIACYKSAELVRLLTKAGATVQVAMTEAATHFITPVTMQALSGRPVFRSQWDDRVGNNMAHIDLSREADAIVIAPASTDFMARLANGLCDDLLSTLCIARDCPLLVAPAMNRQMWAAPATQRNVAQLRADGVTVLGPGSGDQACGEVGDGRMLEPEELLEDIVAFFQPKVLAGRRVLITAGPTFEAIDPVRGITNRSSGKMGFAIARAAREAGAEVHLVAGPTALPTPRGVARSDVQSARQMHDAVLAGLHGSDVFIAVAAVADWRPAQVAAQKLKKANDTDTPTLEFVQNPDILAAVAARPDAPYCVGFAAESENLETYGEQKRQRKRVPLLVGNIGHHTFGLDDNEIVLFDAQGMTRLPRADKLTLARLLVAAIAQRLPAGTGAAS
- a CDS encoding LLM class flavin-dependent oxidoreductase, whose amino-acid sequence is MRLSVLDQSPVIAGHSARDALAATIELAQAADALGYTRYWCAEHHGLHGVCNPAPEVMLARLGSVTRRIRLGSGGVMLPYYSPFKVAEQFRMLEALFPGRIDLGVGRAPGGDMRTAQAVAMGDYDRGAQFAEQVRDLCWLLAGEVPPDHLAEGVLLQPQIDTRPEIWVLGSSDYGGALAAQLGVRFAFAHFINAHGGHAVARHYRDHFTPGYETQPYSATAVFVICADTGAEAAALERAVDLRRLQMAYGVNAPIPSLAQAAGHEPTERDRLIIARERPRTICGTPEQVSERMLALREQFAADELVVLSVAASYAARLRTYELLAQAFALQDGA
- the dut gene encoding dUTP diphosphatase, encoding MTAELNPPVEIKVLDARLHEWGLPAYQSEMAAAIDLHACLDAPLAIEAGTPAVLVPAGFAVHMGNPYMAATIVPRSGLGHKKGLVLGNSIGVIDADYQGQIMVSVWNRNAPGTEPIVIQPGERIAQMMFVPVLRPVFSTVETFSADTERGSGGFGSTGVHHKGA